A genomic segment from Curtobacterium sp. MCSS17_007 encodes:
- a CDS encoding aldo/keto reductase, which yields MQYRTLGRTGIQVSPFALGAMMLGTDGRIGNGDEQDSIRIVHRALDAGINLIDTADRYSQGGSEVLVGKAIKGRRDDVVLATKFNGPMGDDPNRRGNSRRWITTAVEDSLRRLQTDHIDLYQAHRPDDTVDLEETLSALTDLVRSGKVRAIGSSDFPASMQVEAQWTSERRGLERFRSEQPTYSILSRGIEREVLPVAQRYGMGALVWSPLAGGMLTGRFRRGQDNDLSRAGMFRHDQDDRRIEAVEQVVALAEETGTATTHLALAFAIAHPGVTSALIGPRSVEQLDDLLAAADVALSDEVLDRIDAIVPPGTDVTRLDQQYQPPALLDPALRRRPLAQRSAA from the coding sequence ATGCAGTACCGCACCCTCGGCCGCACCGGCATCCAGGTCAGCCCCTTCGCGCTCGGCGCCATGATGCTCGGCACCGACGGCCGCATCGGCAACGGCGACGAGCAGGACTCGATCCGCATCGTCCACCGCGCGCTCGACGCCGGCATCAACCTCATCGACACCGCGGACCGGTACTCGCAGGGCGGGTCCGAGGTGCTCGTCGGGAAGGCGATCAAGGGACGCCGCGACGACGTCGTCCTCGCCACGAAGTTCAACGGCCCGATGGGCGACGACCCGAACCGTCGGGGGAACTCCCGCCGCTGGATCACCACCGCGGTCGAGGACTCGCTCCGACGCCTGCAGACCGATCACATCGACCTGTACCAGGCGCACCGCCCGGACGACACCGTCGACCTCGAGGAGACCCTGTCCGCGCTGACGGACCTCGTCCGGAGCGGCAAGGTGCGCGCGATCGGCTCGTCGGACTTCCCCGCCTCGATGCAGGTCGAGGCGCAGTGGACGTCGGAACGCCGCGGGCTCGAGCGGTTCCGTTCCGAGCAGCCCACGTACTCGATCCTCAGTCGGGGCATCGAGCGCGAGGTCCTGCCCGTCGCGCAGCGCTACGGCATGGGCGCGCTGGTCTGGAGCCCGCTCGCCGGCGGCATGCTCACCGGCCGCTTCCGCAGGGGGCAGGACAACGACCTGTCGCGCGCCGGGATGTTCCGCCACGACCAGGACGACCGGCGGATCGAAGCGGTGGAGCAGGTCGTCGCGCTGGCCGAGGAGACGGGCACGGCGACGACCCACCTCGCGCTCGCCTTCGCCATCGCCCACCCCGGCGTGACGAGCGCGCTCATCGGACCGCGGTCGGTGGAGCAGCTCGACGACCTGCTCGCAGCAGCCGACGTGGCGCTCTCCGACGAGGTGCTCGACCGGATCGACGCCATCGTGCCCCCGGGCACCGACGTGACGCGACTCGACCAGCAGTACCAGCCGCCGGCGCTCCTCGACCCCGCACTGCGCCGTCGGCCCCTGGCCCAGCGTTCGGCCGCCTGA
- a CDS encoding HlyD family efflux transporter periplasmic adaptor subunit, which yields MTWTNRLRLFGGLVVVLVIVAACTLVFNQRQSAVASTSAAIAAQEYAVGTDYGGTVTEEYVEEGDTVSKGEKLLQVQSLQLAQDIRKGVVGADTRTSAYDIGRDGLITFKAEVSGTVAKVDVKTGGYVQAGSELGTIHKQDSLFVTSNFTVTARDYGRIRNGAEVELRLPDDRTITGTVKSVSVQTNDDGQARTTVDVESPELSASPSSGITSPGTPVDATLHLRDDGQLAGVTDAVRDFSRQIGL from the coding sequence ATGACCTGGACCAACCGACTCCGACTGTTCGGCGGCCTCGTGGTCGTCCTGGTGATCGTCGCCGCGTGCACGCTCGTCTTCAACCAGCGCCAGAGCGCCGTCGCGAGCACCTCGGCGGCGATCGCCGCGCAGGAGTACGCCGTGGGCACCGACTACGGCGGCACCGTCACCGAGGAGTACGTCGAGGAGGGCGACACCGTCTCCAAGGGCGAGAAGCTCCTGCAGGTGCAGAGCCTCCAGCTGGCGCAGGACATCCGCAAGGGCGTCGTCGGCGCGGACACCCGGACCAGCGCGTACGACATCGGCCGCGACGGCCTCATCACCTTCAAGGCCGAGGTCTCCGGCACGGTCGCCAAGGTCGACGTGAAGACCGGCGGCTACGTGCAGGCGGGCTCCGAGCTCGGCACGATCCACAAGCAGGACAGCCTCTTCGTCACCTCGAACTTCACGGTCACCGCACGCGACTACGGGCGCATCCGGAACGGTGCCGAGGTCGAGCTGCGCCTACCGGACGACCGCACCATCACCGGGACGGTCAAGAGCGTCAGCGTGCAGACGAACGACGACGGACAGGCGAGGACCACGGTCGACGTCGAGAGCCCCGAGCTCTCCGCCTCGCCGTCGTCCGGCATCACCAGCCCGGGCACGCCCGTCGACGCCACGCTGCACCTGCGCGACGACGGACAGCTCGCCGGTGTCACCGACGCGGTCCGCGACTTCTCGCGGCAGATCGGTCTGTAG
- a CDS encoding cellulose synthase catalytic subunit: MSAPTDVRRSRPDASTPPSRRSTPPRSPDVAHLSPAPDAEQQPLQQRTVRDRGRRRRPSLQVPDVRPRSESRAHSPVMVLIVLVATLGVMAYAVFLLDPANRGDFLPYGLVIVAESVLVGQALLSMWTILSGGADPRDFAFHHTQDTLFDRDAVARDGLTDQPHRWPMHVRGRRVEVDVFITVYGEELSTIAATVRAAVAMRGEHRTWVLDDGRSDEVQALAAQLGARYVRRLSSHGAKAGNINHALTLAKGDYYAVFDADFVPEPEFLFETVPFFADDTIAFVQTPQTYGNLHNLVSRGAGYMQTVFYKFIQPGRNRFNAAFCVGTNVIFRRSAIDDIGGMHTDSKSEDVWTSLMLHERGWKSVFIPMTLAVGDAPETIEGFTKQQLRWATGGFEILLTHFPFNPKHRLTMDQRLQYLVTASFYLTGIVPGLLLLVPPLEIFFDLRPMNLSIGAGEWVLFYLGFYLMQVVLAFYALGSFRYETLLLAAVSFPIYASALWNVVCGKEQAWHVTGADRGRTPSPFNFIVPQVLVFVFLSLTSVVAVWRDTGNGQFTLATAWNTTNTLVFLAFIVAAFREQARNRAADRDRGRGEAVRPTAPLAQAPASPVRTTVVRPDTLEPQRAAIAGVATQDGPRA, encoded by the coding sequence TTGTCCGCACCCACGGACGTCCGACGCTCGCGCCCGGACGCCAGCACACCGCCTTCCCGACGGAGCACTCCGCCCCGGTCGCCCGACGTGGCGCACCTGTCGCCCGCCCCCGACGCCGAGCAGCAACCACTGCAGCAGCGCACCGTGCGCGACCGGGGGCGGCGACGCCGGCCGTCCCTGCAGGTCCCGGACGTCCGGCCCCGGTCGGAGAGCCGCGCGCACAGCCCGGTGATGGTGCTCATCGTGCTCGTGGCGACCCTCGGCGTCATGGCGTACGCGGTGTTCCTCCTCGACCCGGCGAACCGCGGCGACTTCCTGCCGTACGGCCTCGTGATCGTGGCCGAGAGCGTGCTGGTCGGCCAGGCGCTCCTGTCGATGTGGACGATCCTGTCCGGCGGTGCGGACCCGCGCGACTTCGCGTTCCACCACACCCAGGACACCCTGTTCGACCGCGACGCCGTCGCCCGTGACGGCCTCACCGACCAGCCGCACCGGTGGCCCATGCACGTGCGGGGACGCCGGGTCGAGGTCGACGTGTTCATCACCGTCTACGGCGAGGAGCTGTCGACGATCGCGGCCACCGTCCGCGCGGCCGTCGCGATGCGCGGCGAGCACCGCACGTGGGTGCTCGACGACGGCCGGAGCGACGAGGTCCAGGCGCTCGCCGCCCAGCTCGGCGCCCGGTACGTCCGCCGTCTGTCGTCGCACGGCGCCAAGGCCGGCAACATCAACCACGCCCTGACCCTGGCGAAGGGCGACTACTACGCGGTGTTCGACGCCGACTTCGTACCCGAGCCGGAGTTCCTGTTCGAGACGGTGCCGTTCTTCGCGGACGACACCATCGCCTTCGTGCAGACGCCGCAGACCTACGGCAACCTGCACAACCTCGTGTCCCGCGGCGCCGGCTACATGCAGACGGTGTTCTACAAGTTCATCCAGCCCGGGCGCAACCGCTTCAACGCGGCCTTCTGCGTCGGCACGAACGTCATCTTCCGCCGCAGTGCGATCGACGACATCGGCGGCATGCACACCGACTCGAAGTCCGAGGACGTCTGGACCAGCCTGATGCTGCACGAGCGCGGGTGGAAGTCCGTGTTCATCCCGATGACCCTGGCCGTCGGCGACGCCCCGGAGACCATCGAGGGCTTCACGAAGCAGCAGCTGCGGTGGGCCACCGGCGGGTTCGAGATCCTGCTCACGCACTTCCCGTTCAACCCGAAGCACCGGCTCACGATGGACCAGCGCCTGCAGTACCTGGTCACGGCGAGCTTCTACCTGACGGGCATCGTCCCCGGCCTGCTGCTCCTGGTGCCGCCGCTCGAGATCTTCTTCGACCTGCGTCCGATGAACCTGTCGATCGGTGCCGGCGAGTGGGTACTGTTCTACCTCGGCTTCTACCTCATGCAGGTGGTGCTGGCGTTCTACGCGCTCGGCTCGTTCCGCTACGAGACGCTGCTGCTCGCGGCGGTGTCGTTCCCGATCTACGCGAGCGCCCTCTGGAACGTCGTCTGCGGGAAGGAGCAGGCCTGGCACGTCACCGGTGCGGACCGCGGACGGACACCGTCGCCGTTCAACTTCATCGTGCCGCAGGTGCTCGTGTTCGTCTTCCTCTCCCTGACGAGCGTGGTGGCCGTGTGGCGTGACACCGGCAACGGGCAGTTCACGCTCGCGACCGCCTGGAACACCACGAACACGCTGGTCTTCCTCGCCTTCATCGTCGCCGCGTTCCGCGAGCAGGCACGCAACCGCGCCGCCGACCGCGATCGGGGCCGGGGCGAGGCGGTCCGACCGACCGCACCACTGGCGCAGGCCCCGGCCAGCCCCGTCCGGACGACCGTCGTCCGACCCGACACCCTCGAACCCCAGCGCGCCGCGATCGCCGGCGTCGCGACGCAGGACGGACCCCGCGCATGA
- a CDS encoding alpha/beta hydrolase: MHADQHAPPGGHGDHVDRTVVSADGTPIAVAEAGAGPALVVLGGAWDHHGTPAVDKVVAALRDGYRVVTYDRRGRGASGDTAPWSIEREVEDLAAVTASIDGPVDALGTCIGAGVVLRGLAAGLPFGRAVLWEPPYRATVDPHGDDVLFADFLDGHVAAGRRAQAVRAFLAQVLGVPIPYITAARLKPGLWRALLADAHVLSRDVRVLNGLSVPERVAASIGVPVLVASGDGGPEWMRGAALALADAVPGSRHLVVPGQAHVPDPRVLRQLVDRFSGVRASE, from the coding sequence ATGCACGCAGACCAGCACGCACCGCCCGGCGGGCACGGCGACCACGTCGACCGCACCGTGGTGTCGGCCGACGGCACGCCCATCGCGGTCGCCGAGGCCGGAGCCGGTCCGGCCCTGGTCGTGCTCGGCGGTGCCTGGGACCACCACGGCACCCCGGCGGTCGACAAGGTCGTCGCGGCACTCCGTGACGGCTACCGGGTCGTCACGTACGACCGGCGCGGCCGCGGTGCGAGCGGTGACACGGCCCCGTGGTCGATCGAGCGTGAGGTCGAGGACCTCGCGGCGGTCACCGCGTCGATCGACGGGCCCGTGGACGCCCTCGGCACGTGCATCGGCGCCGGCGTGGTGCTGCGCGGCCTCGCCGCGGGCCTGCCGTTCGGTCGCGCGGTGCTCTGGGAGCCGCCGTACCGCGCAACGGTCGACCCGCACGGCGACGACGTGCTGTTCGCCGACTTCCTCGACGGGCACGTCGCCGCCGGTCGTCGGGCGCAGGCGGTCCGGGCGTTCCTCGCGCAGGTGCTCGGCGTGCCGATCCCGTACATCACCGCCGCACGGTTGAAGCCGGGTCTGTGGCGGGCACTCCTCGCCGACGCGCACGTGCTGTCCCGTGACGTCCGGGTGCTCAACGGGTTGTCCGTGCCCGAGCGCGTAGCCGCCTCGATCGGCGTGCCGGTCCTCGTCGCGTCGGGCGACGGCGGGCCGGAGTGGATGCGCGGGGCCGCGCTCGCGCTGGCCGACGCCGTTCCCGGGTCGCGGCACCTCGTCGTGCCCGGACAGGCACACGTGCCGGACCCGCGGGTGCTCCGGCAGCTGGTCGACCGGTTCTCCGGGGTCCGCGCGAGCGAGTGA
- a CDS encoding LysR family transcriptional regulator ArgP translates to MLRLQRDHLETLLAAVDHGTLDAAARALAITPSAVSQRIKAMEQQLGRVLLQRTTPVAPTADGEVVLRHARQARLLDDETARALGAVGDDDAPVVPSIPLAVNADSLGTWFLDALAVVRTDTEVVFDLHREDQDRTAELLRAGTVMAAVTAESDPVQGCSSVPLGIDRYRAVASPAFVGRYLAGADTERRMTTRLDAVPLVDYDRDDDLQQGYLRRVLGHAPRGPRHFVPTSADFARAVSLGFGWGMLPEAQCLEGLRSGALVELTPGRRADVALWWQRWNLASPLLERVTDAVLATARERLHRPG, encoded by the coding sequence ATGTTGCGACTCCAGCGGGACCACCTCGAGACGCTCCTGGCGGCGGTCGACCACGGCACCCTCGACGCCGCAGCCAGGGCGCTCGCGATCACCCCGTCGGCGGTCTCGCAGCGCATCAAGGCGATGGAGCAGCAGCTCGGCCGGGTGCTCCTCCAGCGCACCACCCCGGTGGCGCCGACCGCCGACGGTGAGGTCGTGCTCCGCCACGCCCGCCAGGCGCGGCTGCTCGACGACGAGACCGCGCGGGCGCTCGGAGCGGTCGGGGACGACGACGCCCCGGTCGTGCCATCGATCCCGCTCGCGGTCAACGCCGACTCCCTGGGCACGTGGTTCCTCGACGCGCTCGCCGTGGTCCGGACGGACACCGAGGTGGTGTTCGACCTGCACCGCGAGGACCAGGACCGCACTGCCGAGCTCCTCCGTGCCGGCACCGTCATGGCGGCGGTCACGGCGGAGTCGGACCCGGTGCAGGGGTGCTCGTCGGTGCCGCTCGGCATCGACCGCTACCGGGCCGTGGCATCGCCGGCGTTCGTGGGCCGGTACCTCGCGGGCGCCGACACCGAGCGGCGGATGACGACCCGGCTCGACGCGGTGCCGCTCGTCGACTACGACCGCGACGACGACCTGCAGCAGGGGTACCTCCGGCGGGTCCTCGGCCACGCGCCGCGCGGACCGCGCCACTTCGTGCCGACCTCCGCCGACTTCGCCAGGGCGGTGTCGCTCGGCTTCGGGTGGGGGATGCTGCCCGAGGCCCAGTGCCTCGAGGGGCTGCGGAGCGGCGCACTCGTCGAGCTCACCCCGGGTCGACGCGCGGACGTGGCGCTCTGGTGGCAGCGGTGGAACCTGGCGTCCCCGCTGCTCGAGCGGGTGACCGACGCCGTCCTGGCCACCGCGCGGGAGCGGCTGCACCGACCTGGCTGA
- a CDS encoding TetR/AcrR family transcriptional regulator produces MRADARRNLDALVDAARQVFADQGVDAPAKVVADLAGVGVGTLYRHFPQRSDLVVAVFQHAVEECADAAEQLSADHEPDEALALWLQRFTGFVATKRGLAAALQSGDPAFEGLHPWFIGRLGGALTGLLDAASAAGTIRNDLDATQLLRAVADLCHGAPTTEESQHLVALLVDGLRWRATA; encoded by the coding sequence GTGCGCGCCGACGCCCGACGCAACCTCGACGCCCTCGTCGACGCCGCCCGCCAGGTCTTCGCCGACCAGGGTGTCGATGCTCCCGCGAAGGTGGTCGCCGACCTCGCCGGAGTCGGTGTCGGCACGCTCTACCGGCACTTCCCGCAGCGCTCCGACCTGGTGGTCGCGGTGTTCCAGCATGCCGTCGAGGAGTGCGCGGACGCCGCCGAGCAGCTCAGCGCGGACCACGAGCCGGACGAGGCGCTCGCGCTCTGGCTCCAGCGCTTCACCGGTTTCGTCGCCACGAAGCGCGGACTCGCAGCGGCCCTGCAGTCCGGCGACCCGGCGTTCGAGGGCCTGCACCCCTGGTTCATCGGTCGACTCGGCGGAGCACTCACGGGGCTGCTCGACGCGGCCTCGGCAGCGGGGACGATCCGCAACGACCTCGATGCGACGCAGCTGCTCCGGGCCGTCGCGGACCTGTGCCACGGAGCACCGACGACCGAGGAGAGCCAGCACCTGGTCGCGCTGCTCGTCGACGGGCTGCGTTGGCGGGCGACCGCCTGA
- a CDS encoding LysE family transporter encodes MTALLPLLAGLGTGLALIVAIGVQNTYLLRLAVSAPVRVVAAAVVVCAVSDAVLIVAGVLGVGVVVERFPVALAVVRFVGAAFLVTYGVLAARRAIRPSGEAMRVERAADDDGVAGPASATAVAATAGTEATAAVAATTRTATAAGRTRTAPPDRSAPTMRTAVATMLVFTWANPHVYLDTLVFLGSVANQQGVDDRWWWTVGAVAASCLWFGALGFGGRLLRPLFAKPLTWRVFDGLVAVVMLSFGIALAVGA; translated from the coding sequence GTGACCGCTCTCCTCCCCCTGCTGGCCGGCCTCGGCACCGGGCTCGCCCTCATCGTCGCGATCGGCGTGCAGAACACCTACCTGCTCCGCCTGGCAGTGAGCGCGCCCGTCCGGGTCGTCGCGGCGGCGGTCGTCGTCTGCGCGGTGTCGGACGCGGTGCTCATCGTCGCGGGCGTGCTCGGCGTGGGCGTCGTCGTCGAACGGTTCCCGGTGGCACTCGCCGTGGTGCGGTTCGTCGGGGCGGCGTTCCTCGTGACGTACGGGGTGCTGGCGGCCCGGCGGGCGATCCGCCCCTCGGGCGAGGCGATGCGCGTCGAGCGGGCCGCGGACGACGACGGGGTAGCCGGCCCGGCGTCGGCCACGGCGGTGGCCGCGACCGCGGGCACGGAGGCGACTGCGGCGGTGGCCGCGACCACGCGCACGGCGACCGCGGCGGGGCGGACGCGCACCGCGCCTCCCGACCGGAGCGCACCGACGATGCGGACGGCGGTGGCGACCATGCTCGTCTTCACGTGGGCCAACCCGCACGTGTACCTCGACACGCTCGTGTTCCTCGGGTCGGTCGCGAACCAGCAGGGCGTCGACGACCGCTGGTGGTGGACCGTCGGCGCGGTCGCGGCGAGCTGCCTCTGGTTCGGCGCGCTCGGCTTCGGTGGGCGGCTGCTCCGACCGCTCTTCGCGAAGCCGCTCACCTGGCGGGTGTTCGACGGGCTCGTCGCCGTCGTGATGCTGTCCTTCGGGATCGCGCTCGCGGTCGGGGCGTAG
- a CDS encoding amino acid permease, with protein MASPLRIKSIEASLADSEEKGRSLKRSLKTFDIAAMGIAVAVGAGIFSVGANAAANFAGPSVIISFLLAAVTCGLAIMCYAEFASTIPVAGSAYTFTYATMGELLAWIVGWDLILETLTASAVIAKYWGIYLSTAFGVFGIDVPDTIQLGPIGFTWGPVLIVGVFTLLLAFGTRLSSRVSAVITIIKVAIVVFVIVAGAFFVKAANFAPFVPPAEPSKGAEGGVLTQSLVSFVTGQAPAQYGVFGLLAAASLVFFAFIGFDVVATSAEETENPQKTLPRGIFIGLGIVTMLYIGVSIVITGMVSYQRLADEEAPSLASAFDIVGLPWAAGIIAIGSLIGLTTVVMVLLLGLSRIVFSMSRDGLLPRWFSKTNPKTQTPVRVQVVAGVVVAFIAGFTAVERLEGMINIGTLSAFVLVSIGIVVLRKTRPDAPRAFRVPWVPVLPIISAVLCFWLMLNLEVETWLRFIAWLAIGFAIYFGYSRRHSRVGKGLQ; from the coding sequence ATGGCATCACCGCTCCGCATCAAGTCGATCGAGGCCTCCCTCGCCGACTCCGAGGAGAAGGGCCGCTCGCTCAAGCGGTCGCTCAAGACGTTCGACATCGCCGCGATGGGCATCGCGGTCGCCGTCGGCGCCGGCATCTTCTCCGTCGGCGCGAACGCCGCCGCGAACTTCGCCGGTCCGAGCGTCATCATCTCGTTCCTGCTCGCCGCCGTCACCTGCGGCCTGGCGATCATGTGCTACGCCGAGTTCGCGTCCACGATCCCGGTCGCGGGTTCCGCCTACACCTTCACGTACGCCACGATGGGCGAGCTGCTCGCGTGGATCGTCGGGTGGGACCTCATCCTCGAGACGCTCACCGCGAGCGCCGTGATCGCGAAGTACTGGGGCATCTACCTGAGCACCGCGTTCGGCGTGTTCGGCATCGACGTCCCGGACACGATCCAGCTCGGTCCGATCGGGTTCACGTGGGGGCCGGTCCTCATCGTGGGCGTCTTCACGCTGCTGCTCGCGTTCGGCACGCGACTGTCCTCCCGTGTCTCCGCCGTCATCACGATCATCAAGGTCGCGATCGTCGTCTTCGTCATCGTCGCCGGTGCGTTCTTCGTCAAGGCCGCGAACTTCGCTCCGTTCGTCCCACCGGCGGAGCCGTCCAAGGGTGCCGAGGGCGGCGTCCTGACGCAGTCGCTCGTGTCCTTCGTGACCGGTCAGGCCCCGGCGCAGTACGGCGTCTTCGGGCTGCTCGCAGCGGCCTCGCTCGTGTTCTTCGCGTTCATCGGCTTCGACGTCGTGGCGACGAGCGCCGAGGAGACCGAGAACCCGCAGAAGACCCTGCCGCGCGGCATCTTCATCGGGCTCGGCATCGTCACGATGCTCTACATCGGCGTCAGCATCGTCATCACCGGCATGGTGTCGTACCAGCGGCTCGCCGACGAGGAGGCGCCGTCCCTCGCCTCGGCGTTCGACATCGTCGGCCTGCCCTGGGCTGCCGGCATCATCGCGATCGGTTCGCTCATCGGCCTGACCACCGTGGTGATGGTCCTGCTGCTCGGCCTCTCGCGCATCGTCTTCTCGATGAGCCGCGACGGCCTGCTGCCCCGCTGGTTCTCGAAGACGAACCCGAAGACGCAGACGCCGGTGCGCGTGCAGGTCGTCGCCGGTGTCGTCGTCGCGTTCATTGCCGGGTTCACCGCCGTCGAGCGTCTCGAGGGCATGATCAACATCGGCACGCTCTCGGCGTTCGTGCTCGTGTCGATCGGCATCGTGGTGCTGCGCAAGACCCGTCCGGACGCACCGCGCGCCTTCCGGGTGCCGTGGGTGCCGGTGCTGCCGATCATCTCCGCGGTGCTGTGCTTCTGGCTCATGCTCAACCTCGAGGTCGAGACCTGGCTGCGCTTCATCGCGTGGCTCGCGATCGGGTTCGCGATCTACTTCGGCTACAGCCGTCGGCACAGCCGGGTGGGCAAGGGCCTGCAGTAG